One Leclercia pneumoniae genomic region harbors:
- the pflB gene encoding formate C-acetyltransferase produces MSELNEKLATAWEGFAKGDWQNEVNVRDFIQKNYTPYEGDESFLAGATDATTKLWDSVMEGVKLENRTHAPVDFDTSVASTITSHDAGYINKALEKIVGLQTEAPLKRAIIPFGGIKMVEGSCKAYNRELDPMLKKIFTEYRKTHNQGVFDVYTKDILNCRKSGVLTGLPDAYGRGRIIGDYRRVALYGIDFLLKDKYSQFLSLQSDLENGVNLEATIRLREEIAEQHRALGQIKEMAAKYGCDISGPATNAQEAIQWTYFGYLAAVKSQNGAAMSFGRVSTFLDAYIERDLKAGKITEQDAQEMIDHLVMKLRMVRFLRTPEYDELFSGDPIWATESIGGMGVDGRTLVTKNSFRFLNTLYTMGPSPEPNITVLWSEKLPLNFKKFAAKVSIDTSSLQYENDDLMRPDFNNDDYAIACCVSPMVVGKQMQFFGARANLAKTMLYAINGGVDEKLKMQVGPKSEPIKGDVLNYDEVMDRMDHFMDWLAKQYVTALNVIHYMHDKYSYEASLMALHDRDVVRTMACGIAGLSVAADSLSAIKYAKVKPIRDEDGLAIDFEIEGEYPQFGNNDARVDDMAVDLVERFMKKIQKLTTYRNAIPTQSVLTITSNVVYGKKTGNTPDGRRAGAPFGPGANPMHGRDQKGAVASLTSVAKLPFAYAKDGISYTFSIVPNALGKDDEVRKTNLAGLMDGYFHHEASIEGGQHLNVNVMNREMLLDAMEHPEKYPQLTIRVSGYAVRFNSLTKEQQKDVITRTFTQSM; encoded by the coding sequence ATGTCCGAGCTTAATGAAAAGTTAGCCACAGCCTGGGAAGGTTTTGCGAAAGGTGACTGGCAGAATGAAGTCAACGTCCGTGACTTTATTCAGAAAAACTACACCCCGTATGAAGGTGACGAATCCTTCCTGGCTGGCGCAACTGATGCGACCACCAAGCTGTGGGACAGCGTAATGGAAGGCGTTAAACTGGAAAACCGCACTCACGCGCCAGTTGATTTTGACACCTCCGTTGCTTCCACCATCACTTCTCACGATGCTGGCTACATCAACAAAGCCCTTGAGAAAATCGTTGGTCTGCAAACTGAAGCCCCACTGAAACGTGCGATTATCCCGTTCGGTGGTATCAAAATGGTTGAAGGTTCCTGCAAAGCGTATAACCGCGAGCTGGACCCAATGTTGAAAAAAATCTTCACCGAATACCGCAAAACCCACAACCAGGGTGTATTCGATGTTTACACCAAAGATATTCTGAACTGCCGTAAATCTGGCGTTCTGACTGGTCTGCCAGATGCGTATGGCCGTGGCCGTATCATCGGTGATTACCGTCGCGTTGCGCTGTACGGTATCGACTTCCTGCTGAAAGACAAATACTCCCAGTTCCTGTCCCTGCAGTCTGACCTGGAAAACGGCGTAAACCTGGAAGCGACTATCCGTCTGCGTGAAGAGATTGCTGAACAGCACCGTGCGCTGGGTCAGATTAAAGAGATGGCAGCGAAATACGGCTGCGATATCTCTGGTCCTGCAACTAACGCTCAGGAAGCTATCCAGTGGACCTACTTCGGCTACCTGGCCGCCGTTAAGTCTCAGAACGGTGCTGCCATGTCCTTCGGTCGCGTATCCACCTTCCTGGATGCGTACATTGAACGTGACCTGAAAGCGGGCAAAATCACCGAACAAGACGCTCAGGAAATGATTGACCACCTGGTCATGAAACTGCGTATGGTTCGCTTCCTGCGTACCCCTGAGTACGACGAACTGTTCTCTGGTGACCCAATCTGGGCAACCGAATCTATCGGCGGTATGGGCGTTGACGGTCGTACGCTGGTAACCAAAAACAGCTTCCGCTTCCTGAACACTCTGTACACCATGGGTCCTTCTCCGGAGCCAAACATCACCGTTCTGTGGTCTGAAAAACTGCCACTGAACTTCAAGAAATTCGCCGCTAAAGTGTCCATCGATACCTCTTCTCTGCAGTACGAGAACGATGACCTGATGCGCCCTGACTTCAACAACGATGACTACGCTATCGCTTGCTGCGTAAGCCCAATGGTTGTTGGTAAGCAAATGCAGTTCTTCGGTGCGCGTGCAAACCTGGCGAAAACCATGCTGTACGCAATCAACGGCGGCGTTGATGAAAAACTGAAAATGCAGGTAGGTCCTAAGTCTGAGCCAATCAAAGGCGACGTGCTGAACTATGACGAAGTCATGGACCGCATGGATCACTTCATGGACTGGCTGGCTAAGCAGTATGTGACTGCACTGAACGTTATCCACTACATGCACGACAAGTACAGCTACGAAGCCTCTCTGATGGCGCTGCACGACCGTGACGTTGTTCGCACCATGGCATGTGGTATCGCAGGTCTGTCCGTTGCGGCTGACTCCCTGTCTGCTATCAAATATGCGAAAGTTAAACCAATTCGTGACGAAGACGGTCTGGCTATCGACTTCGAAATCGAAGGCGAATACCCGCAGTTTGGTAACAACGACGCACGCGTTGATGACATGGCGGTTGACCTGGTAGAACGTTTCATGAAGAAAATTCAGAAACTCACTACTTACCGTAACGCTATCCCGACCCAGTCTGTTCTGACCATCACTTCTAACGTTGTGTATGGTAAGAAAACTGGTAACACCCCAGATGGTCGTCGTGCTGGCGCGCCATTCGGCCCAGGTGCTAACCCAATGCACGGTCGCGACCAGAAAGGTGCCGTTGCCTCTCTGACCTCCGTTGCTAAACTGCCGTTTGCCTACGCGAAAGATGGTATCTCTTACACCTTCTCCATCGTGCCAAACGCGCTGGGTAAAGACGACGAAGTACGTAAGACCAACCTGGCAGGCCTGATGGATGGTTACTTCCACCACGAAGCGTCCATCGAAGGTGGTCAGCACCTGAACGTGAACGTCATGAACCGTGAAATGCTGCTCGATGCGATGGAACATCCTGAGAAATATCCTCAGTTGACCATCCGTGTATCTGGCTACGCAGTACGTTTCAACTCGCTGACTAAAGAACAGCAGAAAGACGTCATTACCCGTACTTTCACTCAATCCATGTAA
- the focA gene encoding formate transporter FocA produces the protein MKADNPFDLLLPAAMAKVAEEAGVYKATKQPMTTFFLAITAGVFISIAFVFYITATTGTAAMPFGIAKLIGGICFSLGLILCVICGADLFTSTVLIVVAKASGKITWGQLAKNWVNVYIGNLIGCLLFVLLMWLSGEYMTANGGWGLNVLQTADHKMHHTFIEAVALGILANLMVCLAVWMSYSGRSLMDKAMIMVLPVAMFVASGFEHSIANMFMIPMGIVIRNFASPEFWTAIGSSPESFSHLTIMNFITDNLIPVTIGNIIGGGLLVGLTYWVIYLRGDNHH, from the coding sequence GTGAAAGCTGACAACCCTTTTGATCTTTTACTCCCAGCTGCCATGGCGAAAGTTGCCGAAGAAGCGGGTGTCTATAAAGCAACGAAACAGCCGATGACCACGTTTTTCCTGGCGATTACTGCCGGTGTGTTCATCTCCATAGCCTTCGTTTTCTACATCACTGCTACCACCGGCACCGCCGCTATGCCCTTTGGTATCGCGAAACTGATTGGCGGCATTTGCTTCTCGCTGGGTCTGATTCTTTGCGTCATTTGCGGCGCCGACCTCTTTACCTCCACGGTGTTGATCGTTGTCGCCAAAGCGAGCGGTAAGATTACCTGGGGGCAGTTAGCGAAAAACTGGGTCAACGTTTACATCGGCAACCTGATTGGCTGCCTGCTGTTTGTACTGTTGATGTGGTTGTCGGGTGAATATATGACAGCCAACGGCGGATGGGGGCTAAATGTCCTGCAGACCGCTGACCACAAAATGCACCATACATTTATTGAAGCCGTGGCGCTGGGTATCCTTGCAAACCTGATGGTCTGCCTGGCGGTCTGGATGAGCTACTCCGGCCGTAGCCTGATGGACAAAGCCATGATTATGGTTCTGCCTGTCGCCATGTTTGTCGCCAGCGGCTTTGAGCACAGTATTGCAAACATGTTTATGATCCCGATGGGCATCGTCATCCGTAATTTTGCAAGCCCGGAGTTCTGGACCGCTATCGGTTCTTCCCCGGAAAGTTTCTCTCACCTGACTATTATGAATTTCATCACAGATAACCTGATCCCTGTCACTATCGGGAACATTATCGGTGGGGGTCTGCTGGTCGGGTTGACATACTGGGTCATTTACCTGCGTGGCGATAATCATCATTGA